From bacterium:
AACAAGAAGCGTCTCCATTGCATTACATACTCCCGGACGCTGGACCTTCGCATTAAAACACACAGCTTTCGCAACATCAATATCTGCATGTTTATCAACATAAGTATGGCATATTCCGTCGCTATGTTTAATGACGGGAATAGTAGAGTTCTTAGCAACAAATTGTATAAGGTCAGCACCTCCGCGTGGAATTATAAGATCAATATATTTATCCATTTTTAACATGCGATTCACCATTTTACGATCAGTGCTTTTTATCATTTGAATGGAACTAGGAGGAACTTTTGTTTTCCGCAGACTATTTATCATTATTTGATATAAGGCAATATTTGAATTTATAGATTCTTTTCCTCCGCGAAGGATTACAGCGTTACCAGCTTTTAGACAAAGGCTTGCTGCATCCACAGTGACATTAGGCCGGGATTCATAAATTATAGCAATAACTCCAATAGGTACGCTTACCTTTTCTATTCTTAATTTATTTGGCCTGGTTGTCTTGCTAAGTATTCTGCCAACAGGGTCTGGGAGTTTAGTTAGTTTTTTTAGAGATTCACAAATATTTTTTATTCGCTGTGGAGTTAAAGTTAGACGGTCTATTAAAGCAGGAGACAGGTTATTTTCCTTTGCGCGTTTGATATCAATGATATTCGCAGATAAAATTTTAGATTTGTTTTTTCCAATATCATTGGCAATAGCCAGAAGAGCTTTGTTTTTTTCTTCTGTTGAAAGAGTTGCCAATACTCTTGATGCATCTTTTGCACTTTGAGCGATTTTTATCAGGTTTTTAGCCATATGTTTTTACCGATTTCAAACCACAGTGTTCTTCAATCGGGTCAAAATCTCTGTCATTATGGAGAAGGGGTGTCTTGTGCTCGATTGCGACTGAGGCAATCATGCAATCAACAGATTTTCGAATGGTAATTCCTCTACTACGGAGTGATCGGTAAATTTCTGCTGATT
This genomic window contains:
- a CDS encoding glutamate-5-semialdehyde dehydrogenase, whose amino-acid sequence is MAKNLIKIAQSAKDASRVLATLSTEEKNKALLAIANDIGKNKSKILSANIIDIKRAKENNLSPALIDRLTLTPQRIKNICESLKKLTKLPDPVGRILSKTTRPNKLRIEKVSVPIGVIAIIYESRPNVTVDAASLCLKAGNAVILRGGKESINSNIALYQIMINSLRKTKVPPSSIQMIKSTDRKMVNRMLKMDKYIDLIIPRGGADLIQFVAKNSTIPVIKHSDGICHTYVDKHADIDVAKAVCFNAKVQRPGVCNAMETLLVHKDIAKVFLPQMIDMFRNAGVEIRGCRKTKGIVPEAKLAKEKDWATEYLDLILSIKIVSSEQEAINHINKYGSCHSDAIITKDSSSADRFLKEIDSATVYVNSSTRFTDGGEFGLGAEIGISTGKLHARGPMGLEELTTYKYLIFGNGQVRI